From a single Cyprinus carpio isolate SPL01 unplaced genomic scaffold, ASM1834038v1 S000006695, whole genome shotgun sequence genomic region:
- the LOC122144491 gene encoding synaptotagmin-like protein 4 → MVQNMEINVSFLTESEQEFILEVLRRDEELRRLEELRVKKLKAELLEIKRKGAKRGSGKYSERSCGRCQEPMGLLTRSGSQCRVCKHQVCRKCQSVRPNGSWMCTVCAKEIDLKMCTGDWFNDDRVNRYSTAPGHDLVRVSLRKRPLSKKHETAGEMLLNRAELNSSQTVPVPKPRLKDIALANKSSPIENYEGLDVRVQQRSDTESIEKASLGSSLAETESSHSTPLMQRKGGKGPMKIKAYLLPDKSKKKTSIKQNINPSFKETLKVYIPTSRTQLMTRTLQLSVWHYDPMTLTLHIKRCMALRGKAAAQPASPFDQYKGELVISLKYVTANKTHAEDSNGKGKKTKLTDGAELHVLIKEAKNLTAMKAGGTCDSFVKGYLLPSKSKSSSKKKTPLVKKTKNPNYNHTFVYNHLSLEQLKDVCLELTVWDRETLSSNDFLGGVRLSLGGVTIKEGKEEWVADSTGEEILLWKKMMQYPDSWAEGTLPLRSSMGKGN, encoded by the exons ATGGTGCAGAACATGGAGATCAACGTATCCTTCCTGACTGAGTCAGAGCAAGAATTCATACTAGAAGTCCTTCGGCGAGATGAGGAGCTGAGACGCTTGGAGGAGCTGCGTGTGAA GAAGCTGAAAGCTGAGTTGCTGGAAATCAAAAGAAAGGGTGCAAAACGTGGCAGTGGGAAATACAGTGAGCGCAGCTGTGGCCGCTGCCAGGAGCCTATGGGCCTTCTGACCCGCAGCGGTAGCCAGTGCAGAGTATGCAAACATCAGGTTTGCAGAAAATGTCAATCTGTTCGACCCAACGGATCTTGGATGTGCACCGTGTGTGCCAAAGAGAT agaTCTGAAGATGTGCACTGGTGACTGGTTTAATGACGATAGGGTTAACCGCTATTCTACAGCTCCTGGACACGACTTAGTCCGAGTTTCCCTCAGGAAAAGGCCTCTGA GTAAAAAGCATGAGACAGCTGGGGAAATGCTGTTAAACAGAGCTGAGTTGAATTCCAGCCAAACTGTTCCTGTGCCCAAGCCAAGACTGAAAGACATTGCACTAGCAAATAAGAG CTCACCCATTGAGAATTATGAGGGACTTGATGTGCGAGTGCAACAGCGTAGTGACACAGAATCAATAGAAAAAGCTAGTCTGGGCAGCAGCCTTGCTGAGACCGAATCATCCCACAGTACCCCCCTAATGCAAAG AAAAGGAGGAA AGGGTCCtatgaaa ATAAAGGCTTACCTCCTCCCAGACAAGAGCAAGAAGAAAACCTCAATCAAACAGAACATTAACCCCAGTTTTAAGGAAACACTGAAggtata tatTCCCACCAGCCGCACCCAGCTCATGACTCGAACACTGCAACTCTCAGTTTGGCACTACGACC CTATGACATTGACTCTGCACATCAAGAGGTGCATGGCTCTTAGAGGAAAG GCAGCTGCCCAGCCAGCATCTCCATTTGATCAGTACAAAGGAGAGCTGGTGATTTCACTGAAGTATGTCACAGCAAATAAGACACATGCAGAGGACTCTAATGGGA AAGGAAAAAAGACCAAACTCACGGATGGTGCTGAGCTGCACGTGTTGATCAAAGAGGCCAAAAATTTGACAGCCATGAAAGCTGGAGGCACATGTGATTCCTTTGTGAAAGG GTATCTGCTGCCATCAAAGAGCAAGTCTTCCTCAAAGAAGAAGACTCCACTAGTGAAGAAGACAAAGAACCCAAACTACAACCACACATTTGTGTACAACCACCTGAGTCTGGAGCAGCTGAAGGATGTATGTCTGGAGCTCACTGTCTGGGACAGAGAGACCCTGTCCAGCAACGACTTCCTGGGAGGAGTTCGCCTCAGTTTGGGAGGAG TGACTATTAAGGAAGGAAAGGAAGAGTGGGTGGCAGACTCCACAGGGGAGGAGATCTTGCTGTGGAAGAAGATGATGCAGTACCCCGACTCTTGGGCAGAAGGCACTCTTCCACTGCGCTCGTCCATGGGAAAGGGCAATTAA
- the LOC109101819 gene encoding protein phosphatase Slingshot homolog 3-like: MALLTLHRAQSICTTPDETIPRRGRLQKRESFALVKGAVLLVGEGERDGLHEETVPSLLGPRQGGRASDTQHRHLHAMISLLRPEDTVKLAVRLESVSPVRVRYLLIVGTLIKKQESLLLGIDFPGSNSVECTIGLVLPIWSDTQVYLDGDGGFSVTSAEVTRIFKPVSIQTMWSVLQALHGCCERAVRGAVIPGCGLEWAQHYRENVESDRHCLNEWAAMTGLESVRKVTGVRSASNRELVEREIKAQLRDIMRTEDLENITSKQVRTALESKIGTDMKDYKEYIDNEMMVTMAQMDKPSRILDYLYLGSEWNAANFEELQKNNVGYILNVTKEIDNFFPESFTYMNIRVYDVEATDLLSHWNNTYTFVSEARKSGQAILVHCKMGVSRSASTVIAYLMKQQGWTLDQALNHVRERRPIVQPNEGFLKQLHTYSGILNASKQRHSALWRRKSKSEVHQPSVHNEAAAGSEHEQKEEEEEDSVSLEEESSNEEEERDVFDEQMGESVPDTHGADTATSNPLITVQESDKVSTSPCRSGRMDLFSLMQSIQLDDEDRGIDNEITVSQRLSPAQRRQSHGRRGLAHQRAHVDVSPEPSSRQSQNTSQDEAGI, encoded by the exons ATGGCTTTGCTGACCTTGCACAGAGCGCAGTCTATTTGCACAACACCG gatgaGACCATTCCAAGAAGAGGAAGACTTCAGAAAAG AGAAAGTTTCGCCCTGGTTAAGGGGGCAGTGCTCCTGgtgggagagggagagagggatggattacatgaagaaaccgTACCCTCTCTGCTAGGTCCTAGACAAGGAGGCCGAGCCTCTGACACTCAACACAGACATTTGCATGCAATGATTTCGTTACTACGACCGGAGGACACAGTCAAACTG GCTGTGCGTTTGGAGTCGGTGAGCCCAGTCAGAGTGAGATATTTGCTTATAGTTGGCACACTTATCAAAAAACAGGAGAGTCTACTTCTTGGCATAGACTTCCCAGGCTCAAACAG tGTTGAGTGCACTATTGGACTTGTTTTGCCAATATGGAGTGACACACAGGTTTACCTAGATGGAGATGG AGGTTTCAGTGTGACATCTGCAGAAGTGACACGAATCTTTAAGCCTGTGTCCATTCAGACGATGTG GTCAGTGTTGCAGGCACTGCATGGCTGCTGTGAACGGGCCGTACGTGGAGCTGTCATACCTGGCTGTGGACTGGAGTGGGCACAGCATTACAGAGAGAACGTGGAATCCGACCGGCACTGCCTTAATGAATGGGCGGCCATGACTGGCCTGGAGTCAGTCAGGAAGGTCACTGGAGTTCGATCGGCATCAAATCGGGAGTTAGTGGAGAGGGAGATCAAAGCCCAGCTACGAGATATAATGAGGACTGAGGACTTGGAAAACATTACCTCTAAACAG GTGCGAACAGCCCTGGAGTCCAAAATAGGCACAGACATGAAAGACTACAAGGAGTATATTGACAATGAGATGATGGTCACAATGGCACAGATGGACAAACCTTCCAGAATCTTGGACTACCTTTACTTG GGTTCCGAATGGAATGCTGCCAACTTTGAAGAACTACAGAAGAACAA tGTGGGCTACATCCTCAATGTTACCAAGGAGATTGACAACTTTTTCCCAGAATCCTTCACCTATATGAATATCAGAGTTTACGATGTGGAGGCGACCGACCTACTCTCACACTGGAACAACACGTACACATTCGTCAGTGAAGCGAg GAAGAGTGGACAGGCCATATTGGTGCATTGTAAGATGGGCGTCTCTCGCTCTGCCTCCACAGTAATTGCTTACCTGATGAAGCAGCAGGGCTGGACATTAGACCAAGCCCTCAACCACGTGAGAGAAAGACGGCCTATAGTGCAGCCCAATGAAGGTTTCCTCAAACAGCTGCATACATACAGCGGCATCCTCAATGCCAG TAAACAGCGCCACAGTGCCCTCTGGAGGAGGAAGTCCAAGTCAGAAGTCCATCAGCCATCTGTCCACAATGAAGCAGCTGCAGGGAGTGAACATGAAcagaaagaggaagaagaggaggactCAGTCAGCCTAGAAGAGGAAAGCAGTAATGAGGAGGAGGAAAGAGAT GTCTTTGATGAGCAGATGGGTGAGAGTGTTCCCGACACACATGGGGCAGATACAGCTACATCCAACCCACTTATTACTGTACAAGAAAGTGATAAG GTGTCGACTAGCCCCTGCAGAAGTGGCAGGATGGATTTGTTCTCTCTAATGCAGTCTATTCAGCTTGACGATGAGGACAGAGGGATCGATAACGAG ATCACTGTCAGTCAGAGACTTTCTCCTGCGCAACGAAGGCAGAGTCATGGAAGAAGAGGCTTGGCTCATCAGAGAGCGCATGTTGATGTTTCTCCTGAACCAAGCAGCAGACAGTCACAGAACACCAGCCAGGATGAAGCTGGTATCTGA
- the LOC109101468 gene encoding clathrin interactor 1-like has protein sequence MLNMWKVRELVDKATNVVMNYTETESKVREATNDDPWGPSGQLMGEIARATFMYEHFPEVMNMLWTRMLKDNKKNWRRVYKSLLLLAYLIRNGSERVVTSAREHLFDLRSIDSYHYVDENGKDQGVNVRQKVKELIEFVQDDDRLREERKKAKKNRDKYIGVSSDSMSGFRYSEDRFDCKDTHSKWDEDWGKGAFPFSEKLGEISDKIGSTIDDTINMFRRKDRDDSPDRFSEGDEDRRGTRNGQSGKSEFKDDAETVTTKSVQIVQSTETTATRKRGGIPSKAIDLGAAANYTGNKPSTNTNTSQTTSAVSQPSSGLVDLFSADPAPAQPASQVSSSDLIGGFADFSSPAAAVSLPSSAAPASSGNGDFGDWSTFSAAQPAIPAAQPVNPAGIDLFSGLQAAPAPAPAPASTASSSDLFDLMGSSQTTNFSTSQSMNFSMTSSQTTGLPSSKSQPLQSMGSSLMPQQPMAQKPTTKASLPSTWSNSNVDISLDYLSPGMQAPKPSQPTLNMMQQGVQTPVNMMTQGFVGMNLGMQAAPTMVKPPTNTMMGGMNMGMQPGMTGSTMPMPTMGGLPVNQGMMGMNMNMGMSTAQMGMTGNMGMGMPVMGMSPAMGQPKDAFADFANFGK, from the exons AATGAACATGCTGTGGACTAGAATGCTGAAAGACAACAAGAAAAACTGGAGAAGAGTTTACAAG TCTTTACTGCTGCTGGCGTACCTGATCAGAAATGGTTCTGAACGGGTTGTCACTAGTGCAAGAGAGCACCTGTTTGACTTGCGTTCAATTGATAGCTATCATTATGTAG atgagAATGGCAAGGACCAGGGTGTCAATGTTCGTCAGAAAGTGAAGGAGCTGATAGAGTTTGTCCAGGATGATGACAGATtgagagaggagaggaaaaagGCCAAGAAAAACAGGGACAAGTACATAGGCGTGTCCTCTGACAGTATGTCAGGCTTCAGATACT CGGAGGACAGGTTTGATTGTAAAGATACACACTCAAAATGGGATGAAGACTGGGGCAAGGGGGCTTTCCCTTTCAGTGAGAAACTGGGAGAGATCAGCGATAAGATCGGAAGCACCATTGATGACACCATTAACATGTTCCGCAGAAAAGACCGGGACGATTCGCCTGACAGATTCAG TGAAGGAGATGAGGACCGTCGGGGAACGCGAAACGGGCAGTCAGGGAAATCAGAATTTAAAGATGATGCAGAGACAGTGACAACCAAAAGCGTCCAGATCGTCCAGTCCACAGAGACCACTGCCACTCGTAAGAGAGGAGGCATTCCATCCAAAGCCATAGATCTGGGAGCAGCTGCAAATTACACTGGCAATAAACCCtccaccaacacaaacacaagccaG ACCACATCAGCAGTGAGCCAGCCCAGTTCTGGTCTGGTGGACTTGTTCTCAGCAGATCCTGCACCTGCTCAACCTGCTTCCCAAG TTTCAAGCTCTGACCTGATTGGAGGTTTTGCCGATTTCTCTTCTCCTGCAGCTGCAGTCAGTCTTCCATCATCAGCTG CCCCAGCATCTAGTGGGAATGGAGACTTTGGTGATTGGAGCACTTTTTCTGCAGCCCAGCCAGCCATCCCTGCAGCTCAGCCTGTTAACCCTGCAGGAATAGACCTTTTCTCAGGTCTGCAGGCGGCCCCGGCCCCTGCTCCAGCTCCTGCATCCACCGCATCCTCATCTGACCTCTTTGACCTGATGGGCTCATCTCAGACCACTAACTTCAGCACCTCCCAAAGCATGAACTTCTCCATGACCTCCTCTCAGACCACTGGCTTGCCATCGTCCAAATCACAG CCACTTCAGTCAATGGGGAGTTCACTGATGCCCCAGCAACCGATGGCCCAGAAGCCCACTACCAAAGCCTCTTTGCCGTCCACCTGGTCCAACTCTAATGTAGACATAAGCCTGGACTACCTTAGTCCTGGCATGCAGGCACCCAAACCTTCTCAACCCACACTCAACATGATGCAGCAAG GAGTTCAGACTCCTGTGAATATGATGACTCAGGGCTTTGTTGGAATGAACCTGGGCATGCAGGCTGCCCCTACAATGGTCAAACCGCCCACCAACACCATGATGGGAGGAATGAACATGGGCATGCAGCCTGGCATGACAGGTAGCACCATGCCCATGCCAACCATGGGAGGGCTGCCAGTCAATCAGGGCATGATGGGAATGAATATGAACATGGGCATGTCTACAGCTCAGATGGGGATGACAGGAAACATGGGTATGGGAATGCCGGTTATGGGGATGAGCCCTGCCATGGGACAGCCTAAAGATGCCTTTGCAGATTTTGCCAACTTTGGGAAATGA
- the LOC109101466 gene encoding ribonuclease H2 subunit C-like, translating into MSANSCVTAIRLDSLNQADKPQIHLLPCEIEHDGPAEVFKFFNPTVKERKHETTVSFRGRGLKGQELHCPNGYTGLVLKEVQKPASDQEDRVVKVSSVFHNFTYWNLETPPTSDDGVVMAMTWPHLAEAMHGPVDD; encoded by the exons ATGTCAGCGAACAGTTGTGTGACAGCAATCCGGCTTGATTCCCTCAATCAAGCCGACAAACCACAGATCCACCTGCTGCCTTGTGAAATAGAGCATGACGGACCTGCTGAAGTCTTCAAGTTCTTTAATCCCACTGTGAAGGAACGCAAACACG AAACGACAGTGTCATTCAGAGGTCGGGGGCTGAAGGGTCAGGAATTGCATTGCCCAAATGGATACACGGGCCTAGTGCTAAAAGAGGTCCAGAAGCCTGCATCTGATCAAGAG gacagaGTAGTGAAAGTTTCTTCAGTGTTTCATAATTTCACATACTGGAATCTGGAGACGCCTCCCACATCCGATGATGGAGTTGTGATGGCGATGACATGGCCTCATCTAGCAGAGGCA ATGCATGGACCAGTGGACGACTGA
- the LOC109101465 gene encoding sushi repeat-containing protein SRPX2: MNKLILIFVELCIIYQSLGDFTEGSASSYHDTNEVVDEDEIYYTPQLDYKHPQWCHIFKLSNGEVSCSSPRGGHHRGSLGTRCLLSCDRGYKRLGQASVQCMPNRRWSGSAVCRKIRCHVLPLIDHGMYSCTRGFVVDSRCDYNCYEGYQIEGDRYRMCQEEGTWSGTEPTCADHDPPKLKCPLSRVKVAEPGKVTAMVSWERPVAKDTADRALQVLRNGPESGSDFPEGTHVIRYKVSDQARNTATCKFTVHVEVRRCPKLKPPMHGYLMCSSDGNNYGAVCEYHCDPGFERTGFATRVCQLNRNWSDEAARCVLMDIKTDVRSAGALLDQFYEKRRLLVVSTPENANQKYRLQNIMLQKAECGLDLRHVTVIELLGTPPRAVGRIKQQQLEPEVIEGLRQALHISTAYFTMVLLDEYGVDRERFVNPTTSDELYSYVDEYLLTEEELERLAINRDFCD, translated from the exons atgaacaaattaattttaatttttgttgagtTGTGCATCATTTATCAGTCTCTGGGTGATTTCACTGAGG gcTCAGCGTCTTCTTACCATGACACCAATGAAGTTGTGGATGAGGACGAGATTTATTACACCCCCCAGTTGGACTACAAAc ATCCGCAGTGGTGCCACATATTTAAGCTGTCCAATGGGGAAGTGTCCTGTTCTTCTCCTCGAGGCGGGCACCACCGGGGCTCGCTCGGAACGCGCTGTCTGCTCTCCTGTGATCGAGGATATAAACGGCTGGGCCAAGCATCTGTGCAATGCATGCCCAACCGCCGCTGGTCTGGATCCGCTGTCTGTCGAA AGATACGTTGCCATGTTCTGCCTCTGATTGACCACGGTATGTACAGTTGCACCCGTGGTTTTGTGGTAGACTCCAGGTGTGACTACAACTGCTATGAAGGCTACCAGATTGAGGGAGATCGCTACCGGATGTGCCAAGAAGAGGGAACGTGGAGCGGCACAGAACCGACGTGTGCAG ATCATGACCCCCCCAAACTGAAATGTCCTTTGTCCAGAGTGAAAGTAGCAGAACCAGGAAAAGTAACTGCTATGGTTTCATGGGAGCGTCCTGTTGCTAAAGATACCGCTGACAGAGCACTACA GGTCTTGCGAAATGGACCGGAGTCTGGATCCGACTTTCCTGAAGGAACACATGTAATTCGATATAAAGTCTCTGACCAGGCTCGCAACACAGCCACATGCAAATTTACAGTGCATGTTGAAG tgaGGCGATGTCCAAAGCTAAAGCCGCCTATGCATGGCTATCTGATGTGCTCATCTGATGGCAATAATTATGGGGCTGTATGTGAGTACCATTGTGATCCTGGCTTCGAAAGGACAGGTTTTGCAACTCGCGTTTGTCAGCTCAACCGCAACTGGTCCGATGAAGCAGCTCGGTGTGTAT TGATGGACATAAAAACAGACGTCAGGTCTGCTGGTGCTCTGCTTGACCAGTTTTATGAAAAGAGAAGGCTTCTTGTTGTGTCTACTCCAGAAAACGCTAACCAGAAGTACAGGCTTCAGAATATTATGCTACAG AAAGCTGAGTGTGGTCTGGATCTGCGACATGTGACAGTGATTGAGCTTTTAGGAACTCCACCTCGTGCAGTGGGCCgcatcaaacaacaacaactagaGCCTGAAGTCATAGAGGGACTTAG ACAGGCACTGCATATATCTACAGCGTATTTCACCATGGTGCTGCTGGATGAGTATGGTGTGGATCGGGAGCGCTTTGTTAACCCCACCACCTCTGATGAGCTCTACTCATACGTAGACGAGTATCTCCTCACAGAGGAGGAGCTAGAGAGACTAGCGATTAACAGGGACTTCTGTGACTGA
- the LOC109101467 gene encoding zinc finger and BTB domain-containing protein 3-like has translation MEFPGHSQQLLASLRSQRLQGFLCDCTVQVGSTRFRAHRPVLASFSPFFHMFYSDQSMGNTSTINGGPQRDTVTINGDIVTPQAFGLLLEFMYEGVLRLAAHPPPEDVLAAASFLHMNDVVRVCKRRLQGRGLAEADSTRVEVGANESAKPGELDGSNGEEDIRGAETGRDGAVAHCLQSSQQMLLYIDTKSETQAGTANLLTHSAERSEMADTTQPGMDSQPAFRNSCSGPSTYRSSPDKTRISARPASLESALSSPCSTTELIQTETHPVVTTAVALSSVDNAIAAQEHEPSVFIQVHTLKPQIQNKGAGNPGSSQHIESQNERRHESTLPNTRNMQSKRKKSLSQTPREENEDRFKVKVEAIVISDEESDDVDETVVTDDGPSRSADIDHVDDYDDSNHDVEELTDTQFIPAHPLIHLPHQEPLSFPPSPQGPNTSAAEATSFSSSLFPTNSQPEQQAMYLEDFHDSLGSYIEDVPTCNTCGKTFSCAYTLRRHAIVHTRERPYECSYCYRSYTQSGDLYRHIRKAHDHGLPVKRSRAESDLPPSPPPQTQS, from the coding sequence ATGGAGTTTCCAGGACATAGTCAGCAGCTCTTGGCCAGCCTGCGCTCTCAGCGTCTGCAAGGGTTTCTATGTGACTGCACCGTGCAGGTCGGCTCGACTCGTTTCAGAGCCCATCGTCCCGTGTTGGcctctttctctcctttcttCCATATGTTTTACTCCGATCAGTCAATGGGGAATACCAGCACAATCAACGGAGGGCCACAGAGAGACACGGTCACTATTAATGGAGATATCGTGACCCCACAAGCCTTTGGACTCCTCCTTGAGTTCATGTACGAAGGGGTTCTGCGGTTAGCAGCCCACCCCCCTCCAGAGGACGTGCTCGCCGCAGCCAGCTTCCTACATATGAATGACGTGGTGCGAGTTTGTAAGAGAAGACTTCAGGGTCGAGGATTGGCTGAGGCGGATAGTACAAGAGTAGAAGTTGGCGCAAACGAGTCAGCTAAACCTGGAGAACTTGATGGCTCGAATGGAGAAGAAGACATACGTGGTGCAGAAACAGGAAGAGATGGAGCAGTAGCACACTGTCTTCAGTCGAGTCAACAAATGTTACTTTATATTGATACCAAGTCTGAAACACAAGCAGGTACGGCTAATCTCCTCACACACAGCGCAGAGAGATCAGAAATGGCGGACACGACTCAACCAGGAATGGACTCGCAACCAGCCTTTCGTAATTCTTGTTCGGGTCCGTCCACATATCGTTCTTCACCTGACAAGACAAGAATATCGGCACGGCCTGCTAGCCTCGAGTCGGCACTTTCAAGTCCATGTAGTACAACAGAACTAATTCAGACAGAGACGCATCCTGTTGTAACCACTGCCGTGGCTCTGAGCAGTGTGGACAATGCTATTGCTGCCCAAGAACATGAACCTAGCGTTTTCATTCAGGTTCACACACTAAAACCCCAAATCCAGAATAAGGGTGCAGGAAATCCAGGGTCTTCACAACACATTGAGAGCCAGAATGAAAGGAGACATGAGAGCACTTTACCAAATACAAGAAACATGCAAAGTAAGCGTAAAAAATCTCTTTCGCAAACACCAAGGGAGGAAAATGAAGATCGATTTAAAGTGAAAGTGGAGGCCATTGTGATTTCTGATGAAGAGTCTGATGATGTAGACGAGACTGTGGTCACGGATGACGGCCCAAGTAGAAGTGCAGATATAGATCACGTGGATGATTATGACGACAGCAACCATGATGTTGAGGAGCTGACTGATACTCAGTTCATACCTGCACACCCGTTAATTCATCTTCCACATCAAGAACCCCTTTCTTTCCCTCCCTCACCGCAAGGTCCTAATACTTCTGCAGCAGAAGCCACCAGCTTTTCATCATCTCTTTTTCCAACCAATTCCCAGCCAGAGCAGCAGGCCATGTACCTTGAGGATTTTCATGACTCGCTTGGGAGTTACATAGAGGACGTGCCTACTTGTAACACTTGCGGAAAGACTTTTTCCTGTGCTTACACCCTGAGGAGACACGCCATTGTGCATACTAGGGAGCGACCTTATGAGTGCAGCTACTGTTACCGTAGTTACACACAATCTGGAGACTTGTACAGGCACATCAGAAAGGCACACGATCACGGCTTACCAGTGAAACGCAGCAGAGCGGAGTCAGACCTTCCACCGTCACCACCTCCCCAGACGCAGTCGTGA